The genomic DNA ACTCTGGCCCACGCCTTCGCCCCGTCCAACGGCATCGGAGGAGACGCTCACTTTGACGAAGATGAGACCTTCACCTTCCGCTCTCAGACAGGTCAGTTTATGGTCTCTTTAGCTTCCTTCTGTTTCTGATCTACTCTGGAGCTCTTTATGAATTTAACTCTGGGATTTTTTGCTGCAGGTTACGTCCTCTTCATGGTGGCTGCCCATGAGTTCGGtcactctctgggtttgtctCACTCTGATGACCCCGGTGCTCTGATGTACCCCGTGTACAGCTACAGAAACCCTGACACCTTCGTGCTGCCCCGCGATGACGTCAAAGGAATCCAGTCTCTCTATGGTGAGTGCTTTACATTTTACTTACAGTTTTACATCCATGTTAAGTTTTGcactcataaaaataaacatctacaaaaacacaattagtcccagtacagcaacagaaaatactgacatactgACTGACTTTAGTGTTATGCAATATAAGACTGTGTTTTTATGAAGTTTCTTCAATAAGTTTCTGAATCATGAAATCTATGCAGTAGTCTCTGTTCTTGGACATGGTGGAAGTGTCCATTGAATGTCCCAAAGTCTTGCCAACTCTGGAAAGAAATACCTCTTTCTACCCCACTAACTCAGTTCTTCAAATTCTGCCATCCAAGATACAGTAGGTGCTCTTGTAGAGGAAGAGCAGAGCTAGCCTGCAAACTGCAAAGCTAAAACTTGTTGAGTATATCAGATTatgcttaaaaaaacatgaaaaattaggTAGTAATCACTGCTCCGGGACTCTGGGATGGCTATGGATGTGTCATATTAAAGGCAACACTATTTAAGGGGAAGATGTGCTCCTCTGTACtttcaaaaatgcatttcagaCTCTTCAAAGTCTTGCATCTTGGAAAGATACTGTTGCAGAGAGAGGGCAAAGCTAGCCTGCAAACAGCAGACAGCAACTGCAACCTTGTTAAAACTAGCCACTAAACAATGAAAACTATATATTAAGTTTGTTAGACAACAGAAGACTGCATTATTAAGCCCCTGGCCAAatttaattaatgaaaaagctgcaaaagatTATTAAATAATGCTTCAACAACATGAGAAATTAAGCATTAGGAGTGCTGTAGTTATTTCCATCAAATGAGCCAAAAGCAAGCgtatttattgaaaatattggcctcttgctacttaaaaaaatgcttctcaGATGATTCAGAGTCTTGAATTCCTTCTGCACTAGCAGAATTAAGATAGAGGTAGCTAGAAAAACTGACATGTTgttaagaatatttaaaaaaatgcttcaaaaacatgaaaaattaatctgtGCTCTGGGGTGCTCTAGTCATGCACATAAAATGAGCCAAAAGTATGCCTACTTGCAGAAAAGATGCAACCTTTCCACTCTTCAAAAAAAGCATCATAGACTCTTCAGAGTCTTGCATCCATGAACACTGCCCTTGCAGAATGAAGATAGAGATGTTCTTTTAATTGGAGTGATAAAAAAAGTTGCTAAGGAAATTAAATAATGCTTCAGAAATACAGAAAAGTGAGCATTAATCTCTCCTCTGGGATACTGTGGTCATGTCTGTTGAATGGGCCCAAAGCATGCCTTTTTGGAGGAAAGATGCACTTCCCTAATAACGAATTTCAGACTCTTTAGATTCTTCAGATTGAGGGAAGATGACCTTGCAGAATGAGGGCAATACTGCAGACTATAATATTGAAACTTTTGGTCAAGCAGGAGAAAGAAAGATGTTGAAGTGCCTAGTACTTTTTAGTGTTGTAGAGCTTAGCCAGCAAGGAACCCCAGAGCATCACAGAGCCCTATATTTGGCCGAATCTAAATGCGATGAAAAACTTTGAAATGGTCTTGGTAGTTTCCAGCATATAAGACTTATTTTAACACAGATTCTTTACCTCAGAAAAAATCcccattgaaaatgtcaaacaacTCAATAATTCTATCAAACCTCCAGGTTCAAATCCTGATGATGATAACAACGAGCCTGGACCTGAGCCCCCCACCACCCCTGACTCCTGTGATTCGACCATGGTTCTGGACGCCGTTGCCACCCTGAGAGGAGAGATGCTCTTCTTCAAAGACCGGTATGAAGACACGCAGTAATTCACTTAAACAtctaaattaaatcattttttacatAAGATCTGgatctttaacttttttatttgtgtttgttcGCAGCTTCTTCTGGCGTAGCTACATTCAGAGCCCGACCCCTCAGCAGACCCTCATCACAAACTTCTGGCCAAACGCTCCCGTCAACATCAACGCTGCCTATGAAAGCAAAGTGTTGGACAGTGTCCTGCTCTTCAAAGGTACTTCATTCACTCTCCTGATCCATTCAGAGCTCATGATAATGCCTCTAATTTTCACATATGATTACTAAAACATTTGTTATCTCCTCACAGGCCGTAGGGTTTGGGCTTTCAGCGGCTATGATCTTGTGCAAGGCTTCCCTAAGTCTATCTCCAGCTTTGGCCTCCCTGAAAGTGTGGACAAAATCGACGCAGCTTTTTATGACGCTGAATCTCGCAAGACTCTGTTCTTCGTCGGCAGCCAGTACTACAGGTATGTTCAAATACGTGACATGAGATTTATTCCTACACTGATTAAGGCATGACTATCATTTATCAAAGAAATCAGAAGTTTTAATAGATTGttatctcatttaaaaaaaaatatttccatcaGACAACTCACTTTGGAGTTTGGAAATTGTTATTGGCTTATTTTTATTAGccattgttttgtgttgtttttaaatttggacTAAACCAAGATGtcactgtaaatggtaaacatactgaaaactaaaataatgaTGGTATCTTGATTTGTAACACCCCGACAGCAGCAAATAGTTGTGTCAATGGTATTCCcagggcagagccagtggtagccagggctgaCCCAGGCCACTGAAATCTGGTTGACCTCCCCAAAATCCATAAAATGATTGTCTATTGCAATGTCAGTCATTAACTCTCTATATAGACATAGATCAGATTGGTTATAgtaactttaatatcctcaaggGAAGGTATGTGGAAGTGGTCCCACCATCCTTAACATTTTATgaggccctcagtggaaaaaatttgGATACGCCTAGTTGACATCATTTGTTTCCATTCTGGGGTCTAGGGCATGTATGAACTGTTACCAATGTAACACTTACTGGGTGGTTCATAAAAGTTGGTGTTAAAGGGCCAGTTTCAATGGGATTTTATCACTAAAACAATTATAGATTACAACAGTCTTTCACAGCACTGCATCATTTTTCCTTACATGTTGGCCCTTGGAGGCTCActatttcttttaaatgcaaGTTGATGGGCTTCTGAGAAAACATTATGGAAACCACTAGTGTACATGATGGTGTTCATGCATCGGTCTAATTCCTGCTTGTGTTTCTTCAGCTATGATGAGGCCAAGAAGAGAATGGACAAAGGCTTCCCCAAGAACGTGGAACAAACCTTCCCTGACGTGACCCGCCCGGTGACCGCAGCCTTCCAGTACAGAGGTGAGCAGAACTGAAATCTAAACCAGTGAAATCTACAGGACAAGTAAATTTTGTGTAGAAATTTACATTTATCCTATTTTTGGTTGCAGGTTTCACCTACATCTACAGTGGATCTTACATGTACGAGTACAGCCTGAGGACCGGCAGGTTGTACCGTGTGCTGAGGAACAGCTACTTCTTGCGGTGCAACAGACGTTAGACCAGTTCAGGTGTTTATAAAACTGCTCTGAGCGGCAATGAAGGCATTGTTGTTGTGTAGTTATAATATGTATTTCAAAGCAACATGGCTATACATTTACAGGTACTGGATTTATGTCCATCCTGAGAACAGCACCTTACATTTTttagtatttcttttttaagagcAAGCTTTTTAACAAGTCTATTACAATTAATTTATGTTTCTATTTATGTGGTAATCTTTGCTTATTTATTAAGCTATTCACCTGactgtttgaaatgtgttttatgaaaTTTACCTGTTGACGTTGAAACATGTTACATTAATAATTTAACATTGTTACATTACATGTCAAATTGCACTGAATTTAAACACCACTGAACAAGACAGATGAATGTAtgcctttaaaatgtactcTTTTCTactgattgattaataaaagtTGTATGAAAATAGTTTGAAGtatctttttgttgtttatccATTTCATACTCATTATAAGTGAAGAGATTAAATAGAGATTAATTCACCAACAACCACAATCTCTCAGACTCGACATCTTGCATGGTCAAACATGAATTTAGAGCAAAGAAGCTCAGTGTGACTTGCTGTTTGCTACATGCTACATCCATTCAGTTGAaaaggatctggctgcagacctctatggtgaggtgttcagctgcagacctctacactggagCGACCTTAACCATGGTGCAGGATGGGACGTATGTTTGTCAGAGGTTACGATgactatttttcacaacagtagaatattatgaataaaaaagttaaatttactaAGGGGCATTAATGTTTATATAACACACCAtcaactaaggaaaacccaaaaaGGGCTAGGGTTAGGAACtcaaaccctaaaggttagggggagagatggggcatgaaATCAACAATAACACCCCACAAATTAAGAAAAACCCAAATCAAAATTGCCAGTATCTCTGGGCCTCTGGACAACACAAATATCTGAGAAAGTATTAATGTGAAGTGAGGACAAGTATGACCTCTGGTGGCACCAAATGGCCCCTTGACTGTGAGCTTCTGTTTCATCCATGTGTCATTGACATGTTTACACAAAATAACGGTTTAGATATTTCATTGTGGACTaaatatgtgtgtatgtattcATTTCCTGTGAATGAATACAGCGTGTGCTTGTGGTTTGCACTGAGAAAAGCAATAGAAgtgccacttcctgtcttaCTCACATGAGGTCAGTCAGGactcatgaaataaaaataaacagaagtcCCCTGTTTATCAGTGTTTTATGACAGTCCTCTGTTGATCAGATAAACCTGTAGATTTGTGaattttaatgtgtgtgttgttTGTGCTGCTATCCTAGTGAGGACTTTGAACAGACTCTTGATTCCATGCTGACAGCCAGATTAAAACTTGTATCCTCAACCCTCTAACCTCCACAAAGCTATACAGATGACCCCCAGATGAGGGCGTACCTTGTTTATGGAGGTTTAAAGTCCAGTCATTGCACACATCCAAGTATGCAAATAGTGGCAGTGcaaatttcattttatatcTGAGCAGGTGAGCACACAGTGTTCAAATCAGTTTCAACTTTATGTTAAACTGATTCCATTCATATCTATGTAGCATATAACCTGgtacaccagatggatttgtttcatacatccatctggggcCTATAGCACGAAGCAGGATTAATGTCTTAAACAGCTAACTTCAGGGTTAACCCTGGGTTATCGATAGCACAAAGCCGGTTCATTTATTATCGGGGTAGATCACCATGGTGACTTACTCTGAATGGCTAACCTGCCCCGGAGCAGGGTAAGTTGGAGGTTGAATCTGATCCTTTAAAATGCCCACCCCACTGGCCAATCAGCTTCTCCGAAACGATGGCCAGCCCTTTTCTCCTGAACCCGGTAGACAGAGGAGCACAACCAGTGAGGAGAGCATTAAGACGTGAAAGAGTGTTCCGAGACCGTTTAAACCCACTGGATCAACCCGATGATGCGCTTTATGCGAGGTACCGGGTCTCGCGTCCCGGACTCATCTACCTGTGTGAAATCTTGGAGCCGTTTATTGCCTGTGCGACCCGCAGGAGCAGTGCACTGACTGTCCCGCAGACATTGTACATTGCCCTGCGGTTCTTTGCAAcgtctgtctgttttttaagTTCTTCTTCCTGTTGGCTGTAACAGTGTAAATCAGAAGGGGAAATGTGGTGAATATGAAGCTGCTCCCATGTGGAATTAGGGAAGTGATTGtccaatatgatatgaaatcaTACGTAACATACAGTTAGAGGTAATATACTAGGGAGAGATAATCAAACTTCATTTATATAGCTCCTTTCACACATTCAAATGCAACACAAAGTGCTTGACCAATAAAGGTGATGTAATGCTAATGTGAAACAACACATTATTCCATCATGTCATTCCTACACTTCATTCATTGTGTTTGAGGGCTTTCTTTCTATAAAGAGGGAGAGTGTATTTGAGTCCAGCTGCTGATTAACAATTTGTTAATTTAGGTCAGACATCAACTCGGTATGCATGATTTCAGTGCGGCGACAACTTTAAGCTTAATTGTAGCATGATGTTAAGACATGAAACAGACCAACTTATCAGACGCAATGATGTTTTTATACTTATTTTTAATCTGCCCCCACGTTCTTTTCACTCAGAAGGATTACATCTGGGGGAATGAGATGATGATTGTAATGCACGCAGTTCATTTGCAGAGTATATTGTTCATGAGATTCATGAGTGTGATCAATGTCAGACTGAGCCATTGATGAGTAACTTACGCATTTACACAGTCCGCTATGCGCTGCCACGCATTTTGCCTGTGATTGGCAGCCGCTACGGTGTTTCCTTTTACCAGGATTCAGACTTTTTCCTCCTCGTACTTCATCATTATTAATCTTTGCTCCTCACATTGAAGTAGGGTGCCCTGTCATTTGCTTCCTTGCGATTCTCCATCTGTTTAGCGCTCAAGGTTGCGATTGTTCAGCTGCCTCTGTGCCCTCCCTTTATACGTGCGCATTCACGGCTCTTGATGAGACAAACCTGGGTTGAGTTACCGTGTGGATAACCCGCGTCATGCTATCGATTATCCTGATTGCCATTGTTGGGGTTAGTCACCCCTGGATAGATGTGAGTTACCCAGCATAAGTTGATCATGCTTCCTGCTAAAGGCCCCTGGTAAACCATTtatagacggcgtttgggaaagggccgtcaaaaagaaaacttgcagggtgattggatgaacgttctgtgtgtcacatctttatggaccaatcaaagcaacaaaacacgggaTGTAGTTGCTACCGAACtacgcccctaccgaaggagtagacgccatagagagctgcataacgtgaaccatggagactgtagacatatcagtacacgacgtttgttgtttttgcaaagaaatcaactcaatgctgttcttttttcttcttgtaatgaagaaatatcatcaagttctgataaactgctgctttagcagcatccacgctaatgtcttccaccataatggcaccggcctcttgttgctgcttgtttacgtcacgactccgctgcactggaaagtactgtccctcgtcactgattggtcctgcgaCTTTCTAACCGGCCCCGAATggttcagacgagagctttgcaagatggattcgccagggagaaacacagaaacaggcatatccatctgctttgcaag from Cheilinus undulatus linkage group 12, ASM1832078v1, whole genome shotgun sequence includes the following:
- the LOC121518500 gene encoding matrix metalloproteinase-18-like — its product is MKNMKTLNICLLLSLAVTVYSAPLQQASVQDETFAEGYLKKFFNLTEETGPTVRRGISPLNKKLAEMQRFFGLQITGYIDADTMAMMKKPRCGVPDTNIGQFSTFGNNLKWQTNSLTYRIENYTPDMSVAEVDDSIQKALDVWAKVTPLRFTRIYSGTADIMISFGGGSHGDFYPFDGPDGTLAHAFAPSNGIGGDAHFDEDETFTFRSQTGYVLFMVAAHEFGHSLGLSHSDDPGALMYPVYSYRNPDTFVLPRDDVKGIQSLYGSNPDDDNNEPGPEPPTTPDSCDSTMVLDAVATLRGEMLFFKDRFFWRSYIQSPTPQQTLITNFWPNAPVNINAAYESKVLDSVLLFKGRRVWAFSGYDLVQGFPKSISSFGLPESVDKIDAAFYDAESRKTLFFVGSQYYSYDEAKKRMDKGFPKNVEQTFPDVTRPVTAAFQYRGFTYIYSGSYMYEYSLRTGRLYRVLRNSYFLRCNRR